The DNA region CTTAATACTGGTACTAATCTTTCAAGCCAATTTTTTGATTGTCCATGTGCATGTGCTAAATTTGATTTAGCAAATTCATATGGATTATGTGATGTTACAAATGGCTCAACTAAATCCAATGTACCTGATTCTAATACAGCAGCTTCAATTTCTTTGTTTGCAACTAATACAGCAATAGCAAGACatgcataatattttatattatcatcatgatgaaATGCTAATGGAAATAACCATACTGGTACTTTtcttttaatcataaattctTGATTTTCAGCACCAccatataatgataaattagcaAGTGCACCAGCAACATGTCGTAATGTATCAACATCATTTTTACGACATTCAAATAATACAGCTTCAAGACCACCAAGACGTATAACATCACTACATGTACCTTCtgaatgtttaaataaatgttcaaGTATACCAGTACCAACACGTGAATAATctgaattttgattttttgtgcAAACACATGCAACTTCAACAACTTTTTCTAAACCATTTTCAACAACATGTACACGATTTTCAGTTGTTAAACATTGTTCAAGTAATTTTGCTGATGAAAATTGTAATTCATGATCATTTGCAATACAATTTGTCATTAACATATCAAGACCACCACGTGTACGTAATATATTACATAATGTATAACCAAGTTCATGACCATATGTTGGTACTGCCCATGcttttcttattatttcattaactctatttaataataatggtgctttaccattattatttgaatctGTTGATTTTAATCgttcaacaaataaatctaaaaaatttgaatactTTGCTCTTGCTTTATCAACATCTTGAGGATTTGAATTTGAACATAAATGATCTAAATCATcaagtgataaatttaataattcttcaTCACCAGGACGATTACCATTCATTAATTGATTAACTGCTGCTGCTGCCGTTAtcattgatgattttgatgttGTACCTTTTGCAAATGTCATACTTGATTGTGATGATGTTGCTGTAtgtttttcatgattataCATTCCTGATGATGTCATTgtttgtcgttgttgttgagCAGCCATTGCTGTctgtagaataaaaattattaaacagataaattattgttattgcatGATACTTCAaagaattttatcaataaaaatatatataaatggtCAATGAACTATCTATCAactctaaaaaattataatttaaattcacagaaaaaataaaataaaatttccatcgaatttgcattaaaaaaaaaaatagtatttatacCATTTTCGAATCAAGACTCCACTTTCGCATAATGGCAACGATGTTAACAGTTTGAATCACACACTAACACTgatttcgaaataaataaataaaaaacaaaaaaacaaagtaggcatattgaaaaaaaaatatttattcttgaaATGATGctagcgttttttttttttttttatttcttgaaaatcaaaTAGCCAGAACTAACACGTGTATTTGTACTAAACGTTCAAAGATTTATGTAAAATagttagttttaaaaatagttgaatcaatgccaaaaaaaaaaagacatcaaatttttcttggaaaaatatcatcatcacacAAAAATGGACCAAAGGTAATAAATGCCtattgaattatcatttgattaaCACGTCTTACTGTTTGTGACTtgacataaaatttatcaaaattcttattctatttattgataagatttgagataaaatattacgtaaaatacatattttttttatttttatcttaccTTTTCAGTGCTAAACGAATCACTCTGAAGTTTCATACTTGTTGCTGCCACATTGTTACTCTCTTGATGTGCCAAATCACCagtcttcaatatttttttttcctaattaaagtaaaaaaaaaacaattataataattttaattactattaattaccttaaataaaaaactataaatcattattttattttatttgagacaaaaaataactttcaaggttttaagtttttttttaaatatattttatataatatttaactttttaaagcattatttcaatcaatctatttgtttgaaataaataaaaattgaagtcATAGTTGTGACTGAGATAACTGcttttgataattaacaaatttttcatcCCGATTGTtctaattgatattaatttatcaaaaaatattgacacacgtgccattattatttaccagggtatttttttttaaacttttaccATGTTGAAAATGTCTTTGAATCGTCCATGGCAcactcatatttttattttttattttactacttcatttattaaaaagaaaaaaaaagaaaagtgacgaattgtattttgtaaaaaaagtaaCACCAACTGATACACTATGCTAGACACCAGTGCTTAAATATGGAtgtaacaaaaatattgtgaAGTAGTGGCATTTTTCCCCTACCTATATGAttcagttaaatttattaccaaACACACGTCATATTTGTCTCAATAAAAGTATTCACGCGTTATGTTAAACATTTTaatccaacaaaaaaaaaaaaaaaagaaaaacaattaagtATATGTTTACCAATGTTATTGcaagtatttaattgttaaaataaaaaaaaataccatttttatgatttcaccaggttgaattaaaatttttggtgATGACTGAGGACTTGATGAACCACCAGGTATAAATTGACGAGGAATTCTCGTGAATTTTGTACCCATTTTTGTGATAACTTCATTAAGATTAAAATTGTTACTGAGATTATTGTGTGGACTGGTCAAAGAAAAGGTTAAAAGTCAAGAGGAACTATAGTGGGGTGGACTTTTTCTATCGATTGAAACCAATGGGCGTTGGTTGCCCATCGCAACCAAGACACTATTTAACAACAATGCTTGTATGTactaagttttttttcaattgatatatatattttttcttttaatgtttaattaattaaagaaagaaataattgttaaatttaaataataatacttactCGAGCTGATGCAACACTTTTTTCAGCTGAAACACCATCTACTTCAACTCTAGCTcttgctgctgttgctgctgtttGTTCTTTGTAGGAAACATCACCAGTCATTAGAGCACGCATTTCTGCACTATTTGCTGTTGCTTTTTCAGCACTAAAACCATCAGTCACCAccttaaaattatgataataattattataaattaaaattaaattatttttgttttttaatataataacaaaaataaaattatttttgttttaaatttgatagtTTCCAATTATATACTAttcaaatatcattattaaatataaattaataatgtagACACATGTGaatatactatttatttaaccGGTAGTtttaatacttgaaataaaattagagGTGTTAATTGAGGTCTCGAGAACTTGGCCTTGATCTAAAGACAATAAATTGTCAGCCAATCACTCATCAACAgtgtttgtgttttttatattacatatatatattttattttataaatttaccttGGTTTTAGATGcacttgtcatttttttttgttcatatttAAGTGTTTCTTGGCCAGTTGTTAATCCACCAATACTTGATATTTGTGGCATTGTTATTGTTGGTTTCATACTATGTTTTGGAAAATCAAGACTATTACGTGAATTAAGTGATGCTAATGGAGATGAAGTGTTGACTGTTAAACCTGTTGTGCCAGTCACTGGTGGTGGTGTATCTGGATCGGGAAATGTTACTAATGGCtctgtataattattttcctcATCAACGTTTCCATCTCTGTAAAAAAcatgaaacaaaaaagaaaagtatttttatacatttcattaaaaataaaactaattattactataaatattaataattatttatatgactGACCTGTCAACAAGATTTTCCATACTACTTCGAAGTCTTGATGTGAAATTTGttgacatatttttcatttcagaTATACCACGTTTTAACTCACTTAAATCGTTTTTCATTGAGCTGGCTTTCATTTCactcgatgatgatgatgttaataTCCTCTGTGAGGACTTAGCAACTCTGCTGCTCGTTGTACTGCTGCTACTAATCCTACTGCTACTACTGCTACTTGTCTGACTCTGGTTAGTCAGCATCTGCTCATGTgcaaaaatgtttaaaataatttttaagcttATTAgtcatacataaatatttaatgtatatttttatattaaaacataGACAATCACTTTGggactaattttttattttttaataaatagttgcagtattttttaaatatatatttagtgaCCATGACTCATGTGACTTGTAACTATACAGAACATTAAGAAcgtataactatatatatatactactgAGATGACTTTGGGTGATCACTTGTCACATTCACAAATTTGTTATTGAATCAACTAGAAAATTTTTGGCAATGACTCTTGCTGATCAAACGCCAGAAATTATTCAAGGTAGAGAGAACGAGAGATAGagaaaattagattttttttttttatattcaaattaattaatgcaaTGTTTAATTAGttgctttcatttttttttttataatataattttaataaattaaaaatagttggattttaaaaatagtttttaagaataataataaaatgatttttagtGTGAATCATTTTTgagaaattatcaatttaaaaaaaaaaaaaaaacaatttatatatttatgcatacttttaaaaatataaaaatgttggaAAACAACTAATAAACATCACAATTTCCGTGAAATCTTTGTAAATTCAATGTGACAAAGTTTTAGTtttctatttcaattttatgacgtaaatttttatttttagttttgaggtttaaaaaaataatatatatatttaaatttattaattaattttttatgaatgtaATAtgtaaaaacacaaaatatttataaatcgaagaaaataaaaatgaaaaaaacaataaaattcatagaaattatttgattaagaTTGTTATTATCAATCCTAATATTctgtttgatattattattcattttctatttttataatttgaaaaaaaaagaattatattaaaaaattgaatttatttaaaaatattaaaaatatttttcgacaaatgtcaaatgaaaaataattataacaaaataaatgtcatttttttatcgaattaatttaatgaaatagatttattattaatctatGTCAATAAATATCAGGATGCTATGCTGTTATAATATTTGTGCTGTTAACAggtcaaataaatttgatcgataaattaaaaaattgtccaaGTAATTTGATGTCATCATTTATAATGATATTGGCAATTTAAATGCCAACTTAACACATGATCATTCggattcataaaaatttcattgggATACTTTGATTGAGATATTTGCATTGTcagtattttattgatataccAGTGATGTAACATATCACCAAgactaaaaattgttgtaaattttgtattccaaaaaaaattaaatgctcAACTCGTGGTGAAAAGTgattaaaataagtaaaataaattaaaaataatatcaactaaattgattaataaataattattttgtttcatcaGTCGAAAagttagaaataaattaaaataaaaagagctTAGAAACAACTTTATAAGCATTTAATATATCAACTGGTGAACTACATGGTAGCATACAAGGTgcataactattttttattgtaagaTTTGTAAGTAAATTATTTGGTGGCTGATCACTCAAAAATACATGatcaataatcaaaaattattaatcacatCAACAGAGACATAATGTTAATATTAGCTTGGACAACTAAAAGATATTTATCAACTTACTTTTGTTACTTTTCTTTGTAACAAAATTgccaaaaagaaaataagtcACAAAATGCGGAATGACTATTGATATACTTATAATCACGAAattaaatagatgaaaaatattttaaagccATGTTTTCCcaatattacataaaaaaaatttattaataacttaaaagatttattaatttttatattaatgtgattataaattaataaatctaaaTCTATAAAGTTGATGAcgatggtttttatttttcaaataaaatcaaaaaaattttataaaagttatcACCTGTCCGGATGTTGTGATCTCAGGATGATTTTGAAAACTCGATTCTCCAGTCATCAAATTATCTTGACTcttaaaattttccattaCCGCATATAATCACCCGAAAATTCgaccatgaaaaaaaaaagaaaaaaaaaaattaaaattaacaaaaaaaaaaaaaaaatacaactttttttaatttttacacatatataattttgttgttatataaattgatgttttttatttattccacACAAGAtagtgtattttataaatttagaaaaataataattatattgaaaaaaatttcgaatggTCTATTCACACTGAATGATTGAGTGACGAGATTATACGATTCACCATGGCTCCTAAAGAGCCTCCAACTAACACGACTCAcatagttcaaaaaaaaaaacatagccaaaaataatatagtagccaaaggaataaaaattacaaatttataatccGTTTTTACGATTATAAAGTCTGCAGACTTTACATGTATATAGAtggacctttttttttaactgatttttttttatatcgagTCGGTTGAAATGAGGACTTATTTGTGAGATAAATTTCGATAATTAATAGTCAAAAGTAACAACAAAAGTTAACAATTGACTTCTTTAaagtttacaaataaatatggcATGTTTGAATTTTGATCACACATTGGGCTGAGCACAAAATCGATACAGTTCCATTTCGAAACCGATAGGAAACTGCAGTCTTTTTCGCCTGTTCCAACTAACTATAACAATTTCAATAACAACTTCTTTGATTCCCTTTAATTTCCATTGATTCCCCGTGTCATTTTAGAAGTCAACTCACCAAAAAATGACGAGAACTATACTAAGTGGCCTAGCAGTCAATTGGCTTCTcgaaagttttattttaaaaatttctactgTATTAAAATTCTATCGATAAATCataaaacacaaaatatttaccggatatttatttaacatatataaaaatgacaaagaaGCAaaggatttttaaaaaaaagttataaaaaatccCAGAAACTCACATTGAAATTACAATCTGTTGACGCCTCCACAAATCGTCTCGACGTCTCGATGTCATAACCATTCGACCCACgcaaaaataaagaaataatatgtacacaattttttttttttcttttatattttagatttaaaTTCCCTTCTATTTGTTGCTTTTCATGCAAGAAACATTTTAACAGtaatatataacttttatttttaaaaaaatataatcagcCAGGACaatgaacattttttaaacacaaaCGTTATGTCCCCAGATCCATAATATATAAAACCAAACACTCACAAACACACGCACTTTTTGATCATAAATAATACTCAGATCTCcttcaaaataaaaaccgACATAGCACCGATAACGTATGCAAACAAAAtttcacacaaaaaaaagtagaaaaaataaatttaatattaaattttaatactttatattttttatataaaaaaactatccatatatgcaaaaatttctttgtaattattactttaattagtataaaataaaaaaaattaattatatttaaaaaacaatgtagCAACAGGCACACAACCTTGACACAATTTTCGATGCGTGGCCCTTACTCAGGATTTATTCATCtaatataattgataacttttttttttatattaaaaaaaaaattttataaagttttttaaatgataaagatGTTGTCAAGGATAAAtacttgtttatatatttttattgcaatataacattattcgtttatttatttatttaatgtttttttttttttttttattatttaaaatattatcaactgtaatttttattagacCAAAGAATTTACAAGCACGataagaagataaaaaaaaagagacagagtttttttttatctgtgaaaattattaagaatTTGATAAGAATAAATTTACGTATCGCCAACGGCAAAATAACAAGGCGCGACTGAATATACAAATACATGTAGGAGCGTACAGTCGTTCTATTCTACATACATTATTCAAGTGAACATACGATGTCCGCGCTTTAACACACGTGGCGGTAAAATACGCAAGTTTAGTTACGcaaggtaataataatactgatcTCGTAaaattgtgtgtgtgtgtgtatgtttaAATACGTCATAGTTCCGGTATtcgatatataataaaaataaaaaaatgaattaattagtgctaacattttgtaaaaaaaaagttttgttgAAAGTAAATCACAGCGTCAAACCGCAAGTAGAAACAGATAGTAAATTcagcaatatttaataaaaatttttttaactacaagCGTAAATATGTGTTCCGTCTTTATCCCTGTGTGTTaactttgatattaattatctaaaaaaaaaaactagcacGAAATTCAGcaaaatagatatttattcTGGCTTTTATTTGCGACCAAAAATTCAATAACGGGAAATTCATTTAACTTTCAACCTTAAAGTccataaatctttttttttttttattaaattttaatgcacttttattgattttaaaatgtatccaaaaattgtaattaagctttctttttatattaatttttaattgttaccaaataaatttttaaaaatgtataaattttgaaatttggacttttatagatatttaaaaataatgacagtTTTTTTGGAcggaatataaaaaaaacgaggtaagtaaatgaaaatgaacGCATTGGTTTTTTGATCAAGAAACGAAACTGGAATGTTGTTTGGCTGGTATGCAACAAAAGAGAATGGAAGACGAGTATCATCGACCGTTTCAATACCAACGAAATACATTTTTTCTGACGTACAgaaattccaatttttttattttttttacaatcaaacaaaattacaatattactCACTGTTTATATCTGTCGTTTTATACGTATTTTTATAGGAaatggttaatttttttaatgataaaaatttaatttacatgggagagcattgataaaaataaataaaaaaataaaaacttacagattcaaagtttttttccaGATCGTAAACACGTctgtttacaaaattattcttttgCACATccattcattaatatttaattttaaaacaattttcaatggtataataattaattaaaattaatatacagataattattttaattttgttttgttatgtTTTTCACGtgcaaattataatattcacaTTTCTTCTTCCAAAATTACGTGTCACGAAAAGTacgattattaataaattataataattaatatgtatttatttatttatcaaaatatacagagaaaagaaaaacaattgagTCTGTTTGACTCGAGAAACTTTGTATGACTGTTGTGAAATCAGCTGTGACCACACCGTTTTAATTCTTATGAAGGTATACCCGATGCATGATTCATCGTGAGTAAACTATATGAACAGTCGTTATATGAAGAAAACTCGTACAGGTGTgtgtacataataaaaatcatttctcAAACATCAAAAAACATGAGGAGTCAAAAATGAAGTTTGTCGAAATTTAATTCACCTATAGCTATTTTAATTCACCGACAAACTTATctcataatgaatttttaatttttttttcatcaatcatCTCATCATTTTGCACATTACatcaacataaattttattttatgtgaacttttaaattatttttgaataaaaacttgtttttatcatatgcataataatttttttttttttttttcaattttaattattcaatttttgcatgaatgatatatatgtatatcgtTACTATATTATGAAATATGATAACTCTTGTTCCTATCTCAACATCaagaagataaataaaaacaatatgaaaaataaaaaaatcagagtTTAAAATCACTGGCGTCTCTTCGTCATCCGATGAGTGCGTGACTCATTCCTCGTGTGTCTCGACACGCTCCAACATTCTCCTTCTCATCGTCATTTTAACCATCACCCAagacatgtatttttttatcttattttagaattttttttttttttaatttgccaAGTTCGGTAtgttctttctttttttccacTCATACAGTACCAAGAAAAcgatttaacaaaaaaaaaaaaatatcaaatcgtTACCTTGTTATCTACTTATATCAATTGacatcagaataaaaaaaaatttattagaaaataaaactaatattatcaataatatacttttttatatacatatttaagcatagttgtttttttatattgagttATCAGTTTAAAAAAGACTGAAAgattttaaactattatttcagattttagcaaattttttactcttatttttatatatggttatttaatatttttataaataaaaatataaaacgtcCTTGTACTTCCGGTTACTGTGAATCACGTTCATTCATCCGGTCTTTCATTCATTCCCCCTTCCTACGACCAATTTCTTATCAATTACGTAACAAGATCCAAGAAAATGTCAGACAAATTATTCTATGAATTTATGTTTTGAGTCAACATGTAAAAATAAcatgtgtattttatatttttttaatattgttataatgtttaataaataatagaaaaattattttttaaataaatagtagaGATGTCTCTTtcactgtgtttttttttcgattggtTTAGAGTATATCTCCTCTCTTTTTATCACATATTTGTGTGAGTCATTCaggtatatacatatttttctttttaacctTTATCCTCATCATTAAAGATGAAACAATTTTGAATTGAGCGATactttttaaagttattttacattatattttacagtttaaaattttttgactatcaaaaatgataaattaacgTTTTTTCTGAGTTTAATTTTGAGTAATATGTTTTacattttctttgttttaatttaatacacaagccttcaagttaaaaaaacttgtataaAGAAATGAatacttattaatttattaattagctTTTTATagtatacatttttataatttctttataataaatagtatATCAAGTACCTTGAAATGATTTCTCGAAAATTTAAGGATATAAAACACTAGCTTTCTCTCTGGATGTGCTAATTGTGAATGGAATTCAGattccaaaaataataataataattattcatttatt from Aphidius gifuensis isolate YNYX2018 linkage group LG5, ASM1490517v1, whole genome shotgun sequence includes:
- the LOC122857465 gene encoding NAD(+) hydrolase sarm1 isoform X2, which produces MVINKSIIMSSCDPTLRRKFSSNNNHSKSQDNLMTGESSFQNHPEITTSGQMLTNQSQTSSSSSSRISSSSTTSSRVAKSSQRILTSSSSSEMKASSMKNDLSELKRGISEMKNMSTNFTSRLRSSMENLVDRDGNVDEENNYTEPLVTFPDPDTPPPVTGTTGLTVNTSSPLASLNSRNSLDFPKHSMKPTITMPQISSIGGLTTGQETLKYEQKKMTSASKTKVVTDGFSAEKATANSAEMRALMTGDVSYKEQTAATAARARVEVDGVSAEKSVASAREKKILKTGDLAHQESNNVAATSMKLQSDSFSTEKTAMAAQQQRQTMTSSGMYNHEKHTATSSQSSMTFAKGTTSKSSMITAAAAVNQLMNGNRPGDEELLNLSLDDLDHLCSNSNPQDVDKARAKYSNFLDLFVERLKSTDSNNNGKAPLLLNRVNEIIRKAWAVPTYGHELGYTLCNILRTRGGLDMLMTNCIANDHELQFSSAKLLEQCLTTENRVHVVENGLEKVVEVACVCTKNQNSDYSRVGTGILEHLFKHSEGTCSDVIRLGGLEAVLFECRKNDVDTLRHVAGALANLSLYGGAENQEFMIKRKVPVWLFPLAFHHDDNIKYYACLAIAVLVANKEIEAAVLESGTLDLVEPFVTSHNPYEFAKSNLAHAHGQSKNWLERLVPVLSSKREEARNLAAFHFCMEAGIKKQQGNTEIFREIGAIDALKKVASSPNAVASKYAAQALRLIGEEVPHKLSQQVPLWSSEDVREWVKQIGFAEYAQNFIDSRVDGDLLLQLTESNLSEDIGLTNGIKRRRFTRELQNLKKMADYSSRDTGNLNTFLQQIGQEFSIYTYSMLNAGVDKDSIRTISEDQLTQECSITNSIHRLRILEAIKNISSNQFSSCINESPDKSLDVFVSYRRSNGSQLASLLKVHLQLRGFSVFIDVEKLEAGKFDNNLLQSIRQAKNFLLVLTPKALDRCSTDSECKDWVHREIVAALQSQCNIIPIIDNFQWPEPEELPEDMRAVCHFNGVRWIHDYQDACVDKLERFMRGELQRIDLMSNIPRSIATSKDVTTPGTPGSTTNIRQQPPSFQRMHSNESRGSDKDSTNGRD